In Sordaria macrospora chromosome 5, complete sequence, a single window of DNA contains:
- a CDS encoding 40S ribosomal protein eS8, giving the protein MGISRDSRHKRSHTGAKRAYYRKKRAFEAGRQPANTRIGAKRIHTVRTRGGNHKYRALRLDSGNFAWASEGCTRKTRVIAVAYHPSNNELVRTNTLTKSAVVQVDAAPFRQWYEAHYGQALGRRRQQKQGQVLEEVKKSKSVEKKQAERFAASGKVDAALEKQFEAGRLYAVISSRPGQSGRCDGYILEGEELAFYQRKLHK; this is encoded by the exons ATGGGTATCTCCAGAGACTCCAGGCACAAGCGCTCCCACACCGGTGCTAAGCGCGC TTACTACC ggaagaagagagccTTCGAGGCGGGTCGCCAGCCCGCTAACACCCGTATCGGTGCTAAGCGCATTCACACCGTCCGCACTCGCGGTGGTAACCACAAGTACCGTGCCCTCCGTCTCGACTCCGGTAACTTCGCCTGGGCCTCCGAGGGTTGCACCCGCAAGACTCGTGTGATCGCTGTCGCGT ACCACCCTTCCAACAACGAGCTTGTCCGCACCAACACCCTCACCAAGTCCGCCGTTGTCCAGGTCGACGCCGCTCCCTTCCGTCAGTGGTACGAGGCCCACTACGGCCAGGCCCTcggtcgccgccgccagcagaagcagggTCAGGTCcttgaggaggtcaagaagtccaagtctgtcgagaagaagcaggctgAGCGCTTCGCCGCCTCTGGCAAGGTCGACGCCGCTCTCGAGAAGCAGTTCGAGGCCGGTCGCCTCTACGCCGTCATCTCTTCCCGCCCTGGCCAGTCCGGTCGCTGCGACGGCTACATCCTCGAGGGTGAGGAGCTCGCTTTCTACCAGCGCAAGCTCCACAAGTAA